In one Arthrobacter jinronghuae genomic region, the following are encoded:
- the uriT gene encoding uridine transporter UriT, which yields MTETARRRVNVGALMAALLAACVAFQLNASMLSPALVSIEEELETTSAAVGLTQTAFFTAAALFSLFLPRLGDIIGRKKVLTGMLVVLTIGSVVAALAPSIEVLFLARLIQGVSGPVVPLTLIMLRVEIRDPKLYGTLMGVITAVNGGIAGVDAVAGGYLAENHGFASVFWAMAIVGAVATALLFFLAPESRAEKKEKMDWVGVVPLVISVGTLLTAFNEAGKLADANWPLVIALIVIGVVAFVAFWKVENRTEQPLVATYLLKQRSTWALLLTTLLTMTGVFAVINGIIPALAQDGVVGFGMGAEESAWWTLTPYALAGLFLGPLAGRLAASWGYGKVLRIGLIGSVITLALMLLIVGSDSRLGLLGVSVLIGITYAGISNIMLNGLGIVLSPKENPGFLPGLNAGAFNLGAGLSFAVIYAVKTAATPADGAGSTGYYAGIIAGLVILALALASSFLIPRPADAEVDAAPAETDHR from the coding sequence GTGACTGAAACCGCCCGCCGACGGGTAAATGTCGGCGCACTGATGGCCGCCCTGCTGGCCGCCTGCGTGGCGTTCCAGCTCAACGCCTCCATGCTCTCCCCCGCATTGGTCAGCATCGAGGAGGAACTGGAAACCACCTCGGCGGCAGTGGGCCTGACGCAGACCGCGTTCTTCACCGCTGCCGCACTGTTCTCGCTGTTCCTGCCGCGCCTCGGCGACATCATCGGCCGCAAGAAGGTCCTCACCGGGATGCTGGTGGTCCTGACCATCGGCTCCGTGGTAGCCGCCCTGGCACCGAGCATCGAGGTCCTCTTCCTGGCCCGCCTGATCCAGGGCGTTTCGGGACCGGTGGTGCCGCTGACGCTGATCATGCTGCGCGTGGAGATCCGCGATCCCAAGCTGTACGGCACCCTGATGGGCGTCATCACCGCCGTCAACGGCGGCATCGCAGGGGTCGACGCCGTCGCCGGCGGCTACCTTGCGGAAAACCACGGGTTCGCGTCCGTCTTCTGGGCCATGGCCATTGTCGGTGCGGTCGCCACGGCCCTGCTCTTCTTCCTGGCCCCCGAATCCCGGGCCGAAAAGAAGGAAAAGATGGACTGGGTGGGCGTTGTTCCGCTGGTCATTTCCGTGGGCACGCTCCTGACCGCGTTCAATGAGGCGGGCAAACTGGCGGACGCCAACTGGCCGCTGGTCATCGCCCTGATCGTCATTGGCGTAGTCGCCTTCGTGGCGTTCTGGAAGGTGGAGAACCGCACCGAGCAGCCGCTCGTGGCCACCTATCTGCTGAAACAGCGCTCCACTTGGGCCCTGCTGCTGACCACGCTACTGACCATGACCGGCGTCTTTGCCGTGATCAACGGCATCATCCCGGCCCTGGCGCAGGACGGCGTTGTCGGTTTCGGCATGGGCGCCGAGGAGTCCGCCTGGTGGACCCTTACGCCGTACGCCCTCGCGGGCCTGTTCCTGGGGCCCCTCGCCGGCCGGCTGGCCGCCAGCTGGGGTTACGGCAAGGTGCTGCGGATCGGCCTGATCGGCTCCGTCATCACCCTGGCCCTGATGCTCCTGATAGTCGGCAGCGACTCCCGGCTGGGGCTGCTGGGCGTATCCGTGCTGATCGGCATCACCTACGCCGGCATCAGCAACATCATGCTCAACGGACTGGGCATCGTGCTCTCCCCGAAGGAGAACCCCGGCTTCCTGCCCGGCCTCAACGCCGGTGCGTTCAATCTGGGCGCTGGCCTGAGCTTCGCCGTGATCTACGCGGTGAAGACGGCTGCCACCCCGGCCGACGGCGCCGGATCCACTGGGTACTACGCCGGTATCATTGCCGGACTGGTCATCCTGGCGCTGGCCCTGGCCTCGTCCTTCCTCATTCCGAGGCCGGCCGATGCCGAGGTTGACGCCGCCCCGGCCGAGACCGACCACCGCTGA
- the uriT gene encoding uridine transporter UriT, with protein MSETTRRRVSVGALMAALLAACVAFQLNASMLSPALFTIEQELNTTSAAVALTQTAFFTAAALFSLFLPRLGDIIGRKKVLGGMLVVLTIGSVIAALAPSIEVLFLARLIQGVSGPTVALSMIMLRVEIRDPKLYGTLMGVIAAVNGGIAGVDAIAGGYLAQNHGFASIFWSMAVVGVIAAALVIAVIPESRAEKKEKMDWVGVVPLVISVGTLLTAFNEAGKLAEANWPLVIGLIVISVISFTVFWKIENRTEQPLIATYLLKQRSTWALLLTTVLTMTGVFAVMNGIIPALAQDGAVGFGMGAEESAWWTITPYALAGLIVGPFAGRLAGSWGYAKVLRIGTIGSVLALALMLPVVGSDSKLGLLAISILVGITYAGVGNVMLSGLGVMLSPKENPGFLPGLNAGAFNLGAGLSFAVIYAAKTATTVTDGSGTEGYYGGIIAGAVILALALATSFLIPKPADISGDPEAAEPDAARAKIEVNS; from the coding sequence GTGAGTGAAACGACCCGCCGCCGGGTGAGCGTCGGCGCACTGATGGCGGCTCTGCTGGCCGCCTGCGTTGCGTTCCAGCTCAACGCCTCCATGCTCTCCCCCGCCCTGTTCACCATCGAGCAGGAACTTAACACCACTTCGGCTGCCGTAGCCCTGACCCAGACGGCGTTCTTCACCGCCGCCGCACTGTTCTCCCTGTTCCTGCCGCGCCTCGGCGACATCATCGGCCGCAAGAAGGTCCTCGGCGGAATGCTGGTGGTCCTGACCATCGGCTCTGTGATTGCCGCCCTCGCACCGAGCATCGAGGTCCTGTTCCTGGCCCGGCTGATCCAGGGCGTCTCCGGACCCACCGTTGCGCTGTCCATGATCATGCTGCGCGTGGAGATCCGCGACCCCAAGCTTTACGGCACCCTGATGGGCGTCATTGCCGCAGTCAACGGCGGCATCGCCGGCGTTGATGCCATTGCCGGCGGCTATCTGGCGCAGAACCACGGCTTCGCATCAATCTTCTGGTCCATGGCCGTCGTCGGCGTCATTGCCGCCGCCCTCGTCATTGCCGTGATCCCTGAATCCCGTGCCGAGAAGAAGGAAAAGATGGACTGGGTGGGCGTTGTCCCCCTGGTCATCTCGGTCGGCACCCTGCTCACGGCCTTCAACGAGGCCGGCAAGTTGGCGGAAGCCAACTGGCCCCTGGTCATCGGCCTGATCGTCATTTCCGTCATCTCGTTCACGGTGTTCTGGAAGATCGAAAACCGGACCGAGCAGCCACTCATCGCCACTTACCTCCTGAAGCAGCGCTCCACCTGGGCCCTGCTGCTGACCACCGTGCTGACCATGACCGGCGTTTTCGCCGTGATGAACGGGATCATCCCGGCCCTGGCCCAGGACGGCGCCGTAGGCTTCGGCATGGGTGCGGAAGAGTCGGCCTGGTGGACCATCACCCCCTACGCCCTCGCCGGCCTCATCGTGGGACCGTTCGCGGGACGGCTGGCAGGCAGCTGGGGCTACGCCAAGGTGCTGCGGATCGGCACCATCGGCTCCGTCCTCGCGCTGGCCCTGATGCTCCCGGTCGTCGGGAGCGATTCGAAGCTGGGCCTGCTGGCTATTTCCATCCTGGTCGGCATCACCTATGCCGGCGTCGGCAACGTGATGCTCAGCGGCCTGGGCGTCATGCTTTCCCCGAAGGAGAACCCCGGCTTCCTTCCCGGCCTCAACGCCGGTGCGTTCAACCTGGGCGCTGGCCTGAGCTTCGCCGTGATTTACGCCGCGAAGACGGCAACCACGGTGACGGACGGGTCCGGCACCGAGGGCTATTACGGCGGCATCATTGCCGGCGCAGTCATTCTGGCCCTGGCCCTGGCCACGTCCTTCCTCATCCCCAAGCCGGCTGACATCAGTGGTGATCCGGAGGCAGCCGAACCAGATGCCGCCCGAGCCAAAATCGAGGTGAACTCGTGA
- the uriH gene encoding uridine-preferring nucleoside hydrolase UriH produces the protein MPHKIILDCDPGHDDAVALLLAHGSPEIDLLAVTTVVGNQTLEKVTRNALAIARVANITGIPFAAGCDRPLVRTIENAPDIHGDSGMDGPELPEPTLELDSRHAVDLIIDTVMAHEPNTVTLVPTAGLTNIAMAVRKEPRIAERVKEVVLMGGGYHVGNWSAVAEFNIKIDPEAAHIVFNEKWPLTMVGLDLTHQALATDEVAERIAAVGTKPAKFVGELLDFFGEAYKDAQGFDFPPVHDPCAVAYVIDPSVMTTRRVPLDVELTGTLTLGMTVADFRAPAPADCNTSVAVDLDHRKFWDLVVDALQRIGEVEL, from the coding sequence ATGCCCCACAAAATCATCCTGGATTGCGATCCCGGGCATGATGATGCGGTCGCCCTGCTGCTGGCACACGGCAGCCCGGAGATCGACCTCCTGGCGGTGACAACCGTCGTCGGAAACCAGACCCTGGAGAAGGTGACACGTAACGCACTGGCAATTGCCCGTGTCGCAAATATCACAGGCATTCCCTTCGCAGCGGGCTGTGACAGGCCCCTGGTCCGCACGATCGAAAACGCCCCGGACATCCACGGCGACTCCGGCATGGACGGTCCCGAGCTTCCGGAGCCAACCCTCGAACTGGATTCCCGCCACGCAGTGGACCTGATCATCGACACCGTCATGGCACACGAGCCGAACACCGTCACCCTCGTCCCCACAGCCGGCCTGACCAACATCGCCATGGCCGTGCGCAAGGAACCGCGCATCGCCGAACGGGTCAAGGAAGTCGTCCTCATGGGCGGCGGCTACCACGTAGGCAACTGGTCCGCCGTGGCCGAGTTCAACATCAAGATCGACCCCGAAGCAGCGCACATCGTGTTCAACGAGAAGTGGCCGCTGACCATGGTCGGCCTGGACCTCACCCACCAGGCACTGGCTACGGACGAAGTTGCCGAGCGCATCGCCGCCGTCGGCACGAAGCCCGCTAAGTTCGTCGGCGAACTGCTCGACTTCTTCGGCGAGGCCTACAAGGATGCCCAGGGCTTCGACTTCCCGCCCGTGCATGATCCCTGCGCCGTCGCTTACGTCATCGACCCCTCCGTCATGACCACCCGGCGCGTCCCGCTGGACGTGGAACTGACCGGCACCCTGACACTGGGGATGACGGTGGCGGACTTCCGCGCGCCGGCCCCCGCAGACTGCAACACCTCCGTGGCCGTGGACCTGGACCACCGGAAGTTCTGGGATCTGGTTGTGGACGCCCTTCAGCGCATCGGCGAGGTTGAACTGTGA
- a CDS encoding NADP-dependent oxidoreductase — protein MKIVGIRAFGGPEVLEVLDVPEPHAGPGEVRIRVHAAAVSPTDTVLRSGAQDMGGQEPPYIPGMDAAGAVDEVGEGAGWRIGDEVMALALPRASRRGAYAEYLVAPSDSIARIPAGVGLEAAATLPMNGLTAVQTLEKLDLAEGSVLAITGAAGTLGNYLIQLAKEAGLTVVADASPRDAEVVTALGADHVVERGDDVADRIRELFPDGVDAVADAAVMNELAAAAVRDGGGFATVRGWDGDPGRGITVHPIRVAEEHSSGVKLDRLRALAEADLLSLRIADVLPAERAADAHRRLEAGGLRGRIVLTF, from the coding sequence ATGAAGATTGTTGGCATCCGTGCCTTCGGCGGCCCCGAGGTCCTGGAGGTCCTCGACGTGCCCGAACCCCATGCCGGCCCCGGCGAGGTCCGCATCCGGGTCCACGCGGCCGCGGTCAGCCCCACCGACACCGTGCTGCGCTCCGGTGCCCAGGACATGGGCGGGCAGGAGCCGCCCTATATCCCGGGCATGGACGCTGCCGGAGCGGTCGACGAGGTGGGTGAGGGCGCCGGCTGGCGGATCGGCGACGAAGTCATGGCCCTGGCCCTGCCCCGGGCCTCACGGCGGGGCGCCTATGCCGAGTACTTGGTGGCACCGTCGGACTCCATCGCACGGATCCCGGCCGGCGTCGGACTGGAGGCCGCCGCCACGCTGCCGATGAACGGACTGACTGCGGTGCAGACCTTGGAGAAACTGGACCTTGCTGAAGGCTCGGTCCTGGCGATCACCGGTGCAGCCGGAACCCTCGGCAACTATCTGATCCAGCTCGCCAAGGAGGCCGGACTGACTGTTGTTGCCGATGCCTCCCCGCGGGACGCTGAGGTCGTAACGGCACTGGGAGCGGACCACGTGGTGGAACGCGGCGACGACGTTGCCGACCGGATCCGGGAGCTTTTCCCCGACGGTGTAGACGCCGTCGCGGATGCGGCGGTGATGAACGAGCTGGCAGCGGCCGCTGTGCGCGACGGCGGCGGGTTCGCCACCGTACGCGGGTGGGACGGGGATCCCGGCCGCGGCATTACGGTGCATCCGATCCGAGTCGCCGAGGAGCACTCCTCCGGGGTGAAGCTGGACCGGCTGCGGGCGCTGGCCGAAGCGGACCTGCTCAGCCTGCGGATCGCGGACGTCCTGCCCGCCGAACGGGCTGCCGATGCGCACCGCAGGCTGGAGGCCGGCGGCCTGCGCGGCCGGATTGTCCTGACTTTCTAA
- a CDS encoding SDR family oxidoreductase, translating into METFPEAAAESHAGANPTPGIIEQDQARTAAPPHDSGAGVVLVAGAGGVIGRHAADEYARRGWKVRGASRRPVPGADWEHLSVDLLDAGKAPEGLAPAADTTHLVFGAYIERPTSAELSEVNTALLRNTLDGLHAAGAPLRHVTLYQGGKAYGAHLGYFNAPAKERDPRLIQPNFYYDQEDLLREVAAERGFTLTVLRPEGVIGYATGNPMNLLMAIAVYASISKELGQPLRFPGTVAAYDALYQVTDAELLARAAAWAGSEPTAAGEIYNITNGDQFRWRQLWPAFARYFGMEYAEPQPVPLTDAMPQYRALWEQMTARYGLEQIPYEDLVRWEFADFIFRSEFDNVSSTIKARQAGFADCLDSEDRFLELFDRLAQQRIIPGPTAPLQK; encoded by the coding sequence ATGGAAACCTTCCCTGAAGCAGCCGCCGAGTCACATGCCGGCGCCAACCCGACGCCCGGCATCATCGAACAGGACCAGGCCCGCACCGCGGCGCCGCCCCACGACTCGGGAGCCGGCGTCGTGCTCGTGGCCGGCGCCGGCGGAGTGATCGGCCGGCATGCCGCGGACGAGTATGCCCGCCGTGGCTGGAAGGTACGCGGAGCCAGCCGCCGCCCCGTGCCCGGCGCAGACTGGGAGCATCTGTCCGTGGACCTGCTGGATGCCGGCAAGGCCCCCGAAGGCCTGGCCCCGGCGGCGGACACCACCCATCTGGTCTTCGGTGCCTACATTGAGCGTCCGACGTCGGCCGAATTGTCCGAGGTCAACACCGCTCTCCTGCGCAACACCTTGGACGGCCTGCACGCCGCCGGAGCTCCGCTGCGCCACGTCACGCTCTATCAGGGCGGAAAGGCCTACGGCGCGCATCTGGGCTACTTCAACGCCCCGGCCAAGGAACGGGATCCGCGGCTGATCCAGCCGAACTTCTACTACGACCAGGAGGACCTGCTACGCGAGGTGGCCGCCGAGCGCGGCTTCACCCTGACCGTGCTGCGTCCCGAGGGCGTGATCGGCTACGCCACCGGCAACCCGATGAACCTGCTGATGGCCATCGCGGTCTACGCCAGCATCAGCAAGGAACTGGGCCAGCCGCTGCGTTTCCCCGGCACCGTGGCGGCATACGATGCCCTGTACCAGGTCACCGACGCCGAGCTGCTGGCCCGCGCCGCCGCATGGGCAGGCTCGGAACCCACCGCCGCAGGGGAAATCTACAACATCACCAACGGCGACCAGTTCCGCTGGCGGCAGCTGTGGCCGGCCTTCGCCAGGTACTTCGGCATGGAATACGCAGAGCCACAGCCCGTGCCCCTGACGGATGCCATGCCGCAGTACCGTGCCCTCTGGGAGCAGATGACCGCACGGTACGGATTGGAACAGATCCCTTACGAAGACCTGGTGCGCTGGGAATTCGCCGACTTCATTTTCCGCTCGGAGTTCGACAACGTCTCCTCCACCATCAAGGCCCGCCAGGCAGGTTTTGCCGACTGCCTGGACTCCGAAGACCGGTTCCTGGAGCTCTTCGACCGGCTGGCACAACAGCGCATCATTCCGGGGCCCACGGCCCCGCTGCAGAAGTAA
- a CDS encoding CAP domain-containing protein: protein MNKTAVAAGAFLMAVLITLGTVSAAPPVMAAPAGAAEAQVLKPAAWTASEQQIIDVFNGINTFRKSKGLPALRIGVNASAVAQEWSRHMADTGLMVHSTSHHEDLRVAGFYSASENIAYNSPTDAPLLVTQWINSPRHNENMSRLEDNVIGIGLSTDGRERLWGSTTFYAYRTVPEATYATAEEFLAATALPPVPAETPAILGTAAYGQTLGLKEANWPAGTQLTYQWYAELWKIPGATEATLRVNYAPGTNIWVGVTATAPGYRTTTVFSASTPVIARPTSVEIFEEPTITGIRAWGETLTVAPGKWTDGATLTYLWSTGETGPTHVIQDFETNTSVTVTGSVSGMSPKSIDLTIDIPAPQLAYTVKPSIKDVTAIVGKPIVPDPGSWNANPVLKYTWLRNGMEISGAEGATSYTPVPVDIGAAISFSVQASARGYNPLTVVSNPTVQVVAAPAETVKNLVKPAISGAAVQGQTLTVEPGTWSDKASLSYQWLSDGKAIEGATGKSLKLTAFHTGTRISAKVTGSRTGFTSASVTTAPTANVTIRSVAYQSGPVITGTPTVGETLTAAPGTWDKGVQFTYQWNRGGKAITGATSSRYKLDIGDSGSTITVTVTGSAPDYASTAVTSSPTAIVRGSTTPVTAPFKDVPVDMQFSEEIRWMAAEGISTGWDDGTYRPLNPVARDAMSAFMYRLADEPSFAAPNVPPFADVPVNGQFFKEMSWLADQGISTGWTEANGTRTYRALEPVKRDAMAAFMYRLAGSPAYTAPAISPFTDVTTGQQFYKEMAWLADQGISTGWTEANGTRTYRALEPVKRDAMAAFMFRFDQKEYKVSGAR from the coding sequence ATGAACAAGACCGCAGTGGCGGCCGGTGCCTTTCTCATGGCTGTTTTGATTACGCTCGGAACTGTCAGCGCAGCGCCACCGGTTATGGCGGCTCCCGCAGGAGCCGCTGAGGCACAGGTGCTGAAACCCGCAGCGTGGACAGCCAGCGAACAACAGATCATAGATGTCTTCAACGGAATCAACACGTTCCGCAAGAGCAAGGGACTTCCTGCCCTGCGCATAGGAGTCAACGCGTCCGCCGTTGCACAGGAATGGTCCCGGCACATGGCCGATACCGGTTTAATGGTGCATTCCACCAGCCACCACGAAGATTTGCGGGTGGCAGGCTTCTATTCAGCTTCCGAAAATATCGCCTACAATTCCCCCACCGACGCGCCGCTCCTCGTCACGCAGTGGATAAATTCCCCTCGCCACAATGAAAATATGAGCCGCCTGGAAGACAACGTTATTGGAATAGGCCTTTCCACCGACGGGCGGGAACGGCTTTGGGGTTCCACAACTTTCTATGCATACCGCACCGTGCCGGAAGCGACCTATGCCACTGCAGAGGAGTTCCTGGCCGCTACCGCCCTGCCTCCCGTGCCGGCCGAAACACCGGCCATCCTGGGAACAGCAGCATACGGACAGACCCTCGGGTTGAAGGAAGCCAACTGGCCGGCCGGAACCCAGCTTACCTATCAGTGGTATGCCGAACTATGGAAGATTCCCGGTGCCACCGAGGCAACACTTCGAGTCAATTACGCCCCCGGCACTAATATCTGGGTGGGAGTGACAGCGACGGCACCTGGTTACCGCACCACAACCGTCTTTTCCGCTTCGACCCCGGTAATCGCGCGACCCACGTCAGTGGAAATCTTCGAGGAGCCCACAATTACCGGGATTCGTGCATGGGGTGAGACACTGACCGTTGCCCCTGGGAAATGGACCGACGGGGCAACGCTGACGTACCTGTGGAGTACCGGCGAAACCGGGCCCACCCATGTAATCCAAGACTTTGAGACGAATACGTCCGTGACTGTCACCGGAAGCGTTTCCGGAATGTCTCCGAAGAGCATTGATTTGACTATCGACATCCCGGCACCGCAACTGGCTTATACGGTAAAGCCCTCCATCAAAGACGTCACGGCCATTGTAGGTAAACCCATCGTCCCGGATCCCGGAAGCTGGAACGCGAATCCGGTCCTTAAGTACACCTGGCTCCGTAACGGTATGGAAATAAGCGGTGCCGAGGGTGCCACCTCCTACACACCCGTCCCTGTAGACATCGGCGCGGCCATCTCCTTTTCGGTGCAGGCCTCAGCCCGCGGCTACAACCCGCTCACGGTCGTGTCCAACCCGACGGTCCAAGTTGTCGCCGCGCCGGCCGAGACGGTCAAGAACCTCGTTAAGCCCGCCATCTCAGGAGCGGCAGTCCAGGGACAGACACTGACCGTCGAACCGGGAACATGGAGCGACAAAGCTTCGCTGTCCTATCAATGGCTGAGCGACGGAAAGGCTATTGAGGGTGCCACCGGGAAATCCCTCAAACTCACCGCTTTCCACACTGGGACTAGAATCTCCGCGAAGGTTACCGGCAGCAGAACCGGATTCACCTCCGCCTCCGTCACCACGGCACCCACCGCCAACGTGACCATCCGGTCCGTCGCCTACCAGTCCGGACCCGTCATCACCGGAACACCCACGGTAGGCGAAACCTTGACCGCCGCCCCGGGGACCTGGGACAAGGGCGTCCAGTTCACCTACCAGTGGAACCGTGGAGGCAAAGCCATAACCGGGGCCACGTCGAGCCGATATAAGCTCGACATCGGCGATTCCGGGAGCACCATCACTGTCACTGTGACTGGGTCTGCACCCGACTACGCCAGTACCGCGGTTACGTCCAGCCCTACCGCCATAGTCCGAGGGAGCACCACGCCAGTAACAGCACCGTTCAAGGATGTTCCGGTTGACATGCAGTTTTCCGAGGAAATCCGTTGGATGGCCGCTGAGGGTATATCGACTGGCTGGGACGACGGCACGTACCGTCCCCTAAATCCCGTGGCGCGTGATGCGATGTCCGCATTCATGTACCGCCTTGCGGACGAGCCGTCCTTTGCTGCTCCGAACGTCCCCCCGTTCGCGGATGTGCCGGTAAATGGACAGTTCTTCAAGGAAATGTCCTGGCTCGCCGATCAAGGCATCAGTACCGGGTGGACCGAAGCCAACGGAACCCGCACCTACCGCGCCTTGGAGCCGGTAAAGCGCGACGCCATGGCCGCCTTCATGTACCGCTTGGCCGGTTCCCCCGCCTACACCGCCCCGGCTATTTCGCCCTTTACAGATGTCACCACCGGCCAGCAGTTTTACAAGGAAATGGCCTGGCTGGCCGATCAAGGCATCAGTACCGGGTGGACCGAAGCCAACGGAACCCGCACCTACCGCGCCTTGGAGCCGGTAAAGCGCGATGCCATGGCCGCCTTCATGTTCCGGTTCGACCAGAAGGAATACAAAGTGTCCGGAGCACGATAA
- a CDS encoding PLP-dependent cysteine synthase family protein: MNTLTLPDRSWAETAIRRIEAEGARSADTHLFQVPVPAGWSVQIYLKDESTHRTGSLKHRLARSLFLFGLVNGWITEGTTIVEASSGSTAVSEAYFAQLLGLPFVAVMPQTTSAEKIRLIEHYGGRCHFVQEPSEVYAAAEGVAASTGGHYMDQFTYAERATDWRGNNNIAESIFSQMAQEDHPLPDWIVVGAGTGGTSATIGRYIRYHRYPTRLAVVDPENSAFFPAWQNPGEPAAGRPSRIEGIGRPRPEPSFVPAVIDHMIQVPDAASVAASRHLRRLTGLHAGPSTGTNLWGVWQLAAAMEAAGRAGSIVSLVCDSGDRYTASYGDDAWLESRGLDPARATAVLEELFRTGRWPAG, from the coding sequence GTGAACACTCTTACGCTTCCGGACCGCAGCTGGGCCGAAACCGCCATCCGACGCATCGAGGCCGAGGGGGCACGCTCAGCTGACACGCACCTGTTCCAGGTCCCGGTCCCGGCCGGTTGGTCCGTGCAGATCTACCTGAAGGATGAGTCCACCCACCGCACCGGCAGCCTCAAGCACCGGCTGGCCCGCTCCCTCTTCCTCTTCGGCCTGGTCAACGGCTGGATCACCGAGGGCACCACTATCGTGGAGGCTTCCAGTGGTTCCACTGCCGTCTCGGAGGCTTACTTCGCCCAACTCCTGGGACTGCCGTTCGTGGCCGTGATGCCGCAGACCACCAGTGCGGAGAAGATCCGGCTGATCGAGCACTACGGCGGGCGCTGCCACTTCGTCCAGGAGCCTTCCGAGGTGTACGCCGCTGCGGAGGGCGTAGCGGCCAGCACCGGCGGGCACTACATGGACCAGTTCACGTATGCCGAACGCGCCACCGACTGGCGGGGCAACAACAATATTGCCGAGTCGATCTTTTCCCAGATGGCCCAGGAGGACCATCCGCTGCCGGACTGGATAGTGGTGGGTGCCGGTACCGGCGGGACAAGTGCAACAATCGGCCGCTATATCCGCTATCACCGGTATCCCACCCGGCTGGCAGTGGTGGACCCGGAGAACTCCGCATTTTTCCCGGCCTGGCAGAACCCGGGGGAGCCGGCGGCCGGAAGGCCCTCCCGGATTGAGGGTATTGGCCGGCCCCGGCCGGAACCCAGCTTCGTTCCGGCGGTAATCGACCATATGATCCAGGTTCCGGACGCGGCATCGGTTGCCGCCTCGCGGCACCTGCGGCGGCTCACCGGACTGCATGCGGGACCCTCCACCGGCACCAATCTCTGGGGTGTCTGGCAGTTGGCCGCAGCAATGGAAGCGGCCGGCCGTGCCGGAAGCATCGTCTCGCTTGTGTGCGACTCGGGGGACCGGTACACCGCGTCCTACGGCGACGACGCCTGGTTGGAGTCCCGCGGGCTGGATCCGGCCCGGGCCACGGCCGTGCTGGAGGAACTGTTCCGGACCGGGCGGTGGCCTGCGGGCTGA
- a CDS encoding ABC transporter substrate-binding protein: MKPILRVLAASTAVLALAACGSGSPSGEAEDTGEAGGGELTQVTVGVIPIVDVAPIYLGVQEGFFEEEGLELELQPAQGGAAIVPAVMSGSMDFGFSNISSMLVAKSKGLDVQVVAAGAASTGEDGADFGGILVNPDAGIETAADLAGKKVAVNTLNNINDTTVRASVRKAGGDPSGIEFVELAFPDMQAALERGQVDAIQVVEPFLTGGQNAGSTPIASNYVDTAEDLTVAGYFTTSAKAEDDAETVEKFTAAMNKSLEYAEENPDAVREVLLTYTKIDAETAKALTLPSFTTEINRAGVETLAELSLSDGLISEEPKLDELLP; the protein is encoded by the coding sequence ATGAAGCCAATTCTTAGGGTGCTCGCCGCCTCCACTGCGGTCCTGGCTCTGGCCGCCTGCGGCTCGGGGTCGCCCAGCGGGGAGGCCGAAGACACCGGCGAGGCCGGTGGCGGTGAGCTCACCCAGGTGACGGTCGGAGTCATTCCCATCGTCGATGTTGCCCCCATCTACCTCGGCGTCCAGGAAGGCTTCTTCGAAGAGGAAGGCCTGGAGCTGGAACTGCAGCCGGCCCAGGGCGGCGCGGCCATTGTTCCGGCCGTCATGAGCGGCAGCATGGACTTCGGCTTCAGCAACATTTCCTCGATGCTGGTGGCCAAGTCCAAGGGCCTGGATGTGCAGGTGGTGGCCGCTGGAGCGGCGTCGACAGGCGAGGACGGCGCCGATTTCGGCGGCATCCTGGTCAACCCGGATGCCGGGATCGAGACGGCGGCGGACCTCGCTGGCAAGAAGGTCGCCGTCAACACGCTCAACAACATCAACGACACCACCGTCCGGGCCTCCGTGCGCAAGGCAGGCGGTGACCCGTCGGGCATCGAGTTCGTGGAACTGGCCTTCCCCGATATGCAGGCTGCCCTGGAACGCGGCCAGGTGGACGCCATCCAGGTGGTGGAGCCCTTCCTGACCGGCGGCCAGAACGCCGGGTCCACGCCAATCGCTTCCAACTACGTGGATACCGCGGAGGACCTGACCGTCGCAGGCTACTTCACGACGTCGGCGAAGGCCGAGGACGATGCCGAGACGGTGGAGAAATTCACGGCGGCCATGAACAAGTCCTTGGAATACGCGGAGGAGAACCCGGACGCCGTCCGCGAGGTCCTGCTCACCTACACGAAGATCGACGCCGAGACCGCGAAGGCACTCACCCTGCCCAGCTTCACCACGGAAATCAATCGTGCCGGCGTGGAAACGCTTGCGGAGCTTTCGCTCAGTGACGGTTTGATCAGTGAAGAGCCGAAGCTGGATGAGTTGCTGCCGTAA